In the Cydia amplana chromosome 14, ilCydAmpl1.1, whole genome shotgun sequence genome, one interval contains:
- the LOC134653779 gene encoding uncharacterized protein LOC134653779 translates to MEIQAEKPVSSARSEIIVRNARSDDVSDVYDIIKLEIPDDKFPPLKHFSRDGFETSPPWFYVLVAERDGKIVGCALYYRHYWPRPSPPGRVLLLRMFCVRKSARRCGVGTKLFRGLCRVALKENAQLNWTHPASDSAAAFFAQFRPDISDDLNGTFVMRISPKAVREIAASKMRMNKDISILLARPEDMAELSMMIREISEIRETLYGRHLNEKDLIEDGFTSSPPWFFALIAWRAGVAVGTAVGTRLYNWDRSLDMQSLYVRPEARRCGLAKQLIVEFCRKAEEEGIDHVDFHTHPVNTEALVLYASFGAQKLFDDHGSFRLEVDMIEKILAEE, encoded by the exons ATGGAGATACAAGCAGAAAAACCGGTGTCTAGTGCACGTAGTGAAATCATCGTACGCAACGCTCGTTCAGACGATGTATCTGACGTATACGACATTATTAAACTG GAAATCCCCGATGACAAATTTCCTCCTCTTAAAC ATTTCTCCCGAGACGGGTTCGAGACATCCCCGCCATGGTTCTACGTGTTAGTCGCAGAGAGAGACGGCAAGATCGTCGGTTGCGCACTGTACTACCGCCATTATTGGCCGCGGCCCTCCCCGCCGGGGCGAGTGCTACTGCTGCGTATGTTCTGCGTGCGCAAGAGTGCGCGGCGGTGCGGTGTGGGGACCAAACTCTTTCGAGGGCTTTGCCGG gtGGCACTCAAAGAAAACGCGCAGTTGAACTGGACACATCCCGCAAGCGATTCAGCAGCTGCTTTCTTCGCGCAGTTCAGACCTGACATCAGTGATGACTTGAACGGAACCTTCGTCATGCGAATAAGTCCCAAGGCGGTTCGTGAAATTGCCGcaag CAAAATGCgcatgaataaagatatttcaATTCTTCTGGCGCGGCCAGAGGATATGGCAGAATTGAGCATGATGATACGA GAAATATCAGAAATACGAGAAACTTTGTACGGTCGACATCTTAATGAAAAAG ATCTTATAGAAGACGGTTTCACCAGCTCCCCGCCATGGTTCTTCGCGCTCATAGCATGGCGAGCGGGTGTTGCAGTGGGCACTGCCGTTGGCACCAGGTTGTACAACTGGGACCGGAGCCTCGACATGCAGAGCTTGTACGTGCGGCCTGAGGCGCGACGATGTGGCTTGGCTAAGCAACTTATTGTGGAATTTTGTCGT AAAGCCGAGGAAGAAGGTATCGATCACGTAGACTTCCACACACACCCCGTGAACACAGAGGCGTTGGTGCTGTACGCCAGTTTCGGCGCTCAGAAGCTGTTTGACGACCACGGGTCCTTTCGTCTCGAAGTCGATATGATTGAGAAAATTTTAGCAGAAGAATAA
- the LOC134654269 gene encoding zinc finger protein 25-like, whose protein sequence is MELDETCIKTEPEELCVNIHPRIVSVKEEPCEDSTNVDTSHTNAWTNSCTTQETNACLTESGLFIKEPFNMDRMSANTSKAWANPHAEVKGETVCVSEPRIVKVEPFSDNNTPSTSQAITAANPYTHEKETEYVTEPRVKVEPLCDESTQPSTSLATANAPRKVKAEAELVTKPGMHVKKEIEEGENMCASETTAWDKLYEKHEVKEEVVLSPEAIHRPYAASKQREMQTKAGEMAPDGNCPDKPKLLEIGRSLQNYMCPQCDYTTDDKKSLRTHLNTLHTTTILHNCNLCNYSTPSKIYLKRHQNVHTRNKSFKCNYCDFSCLRKSDVKTHETTHTGEKPFRCSNCDYQCNRKGSLLVHERAHTGEKPYQCKQCDYKCTRKDSLQRHLVLHESEKPFECTLCDFKSYQKASLRIHQMIHTGEKSFACSYCDFISRHKYTLQTHEMIHTGQKPFECKNCDYKCRRKSDLRKHQTTHSDDKPFKCSECDYVCRQKSDLPKHRKRHAKDKLFQCNHCDYKCSRSFDLRKHQTLHTEVQLLMQM, encoded by the exons ATGGAACTGGATGAAACCTGTATCAAGACCGAGCCTGAGGAATTGTGTGTAAATATTCATCCCAGAATAGTTTCTGTGAAAGAGGAGCCTTGCGAGGACAGTACAAATGTTGATACGAGCCACACAAACGCATGGACAAATTCTTGCACAACACAAGAGACTAATGCATGTTTGACAGAGTCTGGACTCTTTATAAAAGAGCCCTTTAACATGGACCGTATGAGTGCTAATACAAGTAAAGCATGGGCCAATCCTCATGCTGAAGTCAAAGGAGAAACAGTGTGTGTAAGCGAGCCCAGAATTGTGAAGGTGGAGCCCTTTAGCGACAACAATACTCCATCTACAAGCCAGGCAATCACAGCGGCCAATCCTTATACCCATGAAAAAGAAACAGAGTATGTAACAGAGCCCAGAGTGAAGGTTGAGCCATTGTGTGATGAGAGTACTCAACCTTCTACAAGTCTAGCCACGGCCAATGCTCCCCGTAAAGTAAAGGCAGAGGCAGAATTAGTAACAAAGCCTGGTATGCATGTAAAAAAGGAGATAGAAGAGGGTGAAAATATGTGTGCGAGTGAGACAACTGCGTGGGATAAGCTTTATGAGAAACATGAGGTTAAGGAGGAGGTTGTGCTGAGTCCCGAAGCAATCCACCGGCCTTATGCTGCCTCTAAACAAAGAG AGATGCAGACCAAAGCAGGGGAAATGGCGCCAGATGGGAACTGCCCTGACAAGCCAAAATTACTTGAAATAGGGCGTAGTCTTCAAAATTACATGTGCCCTCAATGTGACTACACAACAGATGACAAGAAGAGTTTAAGGACACATTTAAACACTTTACACACTACAACAATACTCCACAACTGCAATCTCTGTAATTACTCCACTcctagtaaaatatatttaaaacgtCATCAAAACGTACATACCAGGAATAAAAGTTTTAAGTGTAATTATTGTGATTTTTCGTGTCTAAGAAAATCAGATGTAAAAACGCACGAGACAACTCACACTGGAGAGAAACCCTTCAGATGTAGCAATTGCGATTATCAGTGCAATCGGAAAGGAAGCTTACTCGTCCATGAGAGGGCACACACAGGGGAGAAGCCTTATCAGTGCAAACAATGCGATTACAAATGTACTCGAAAAGATAGCTTACAAAGACACCTGGTTCTGCACGAGAGTGAAAAACCGTTTGAATGTACGCTCTGCGATTTCAAGTCCTATCAAAAAGCAAGTCTGCGAATCCACCAAATGATACACACTGGAGAGAAGAGCTTTGCATGTAGCTACTGCGATTTTATATCCAGGCATAAATACACTCTACAGACTCATGAGATGATACACACTGGGCAGAAACCATTCGAGTGCAAGAACTGTGACTACAAGTGCAGGCGGAAATCAGATTTGCGAAAACACCAGACGACACATTCGGATGACAAGCCTTTCAAATGCAGCGAATGTGATTACGTTTGCCGCCAAAAATCAGACTTGCCCAAGCACCGGAAACGACACGCTAAAGATAAACTGTTCCAATGTAATCACTGCGACTACAAGTGTAGTCGTAGTTTTGATTTACGAAAACACCAGACTTTACACACGGAGGTGCAGCTATTAATGCAAATGTGA